In Mariluticola halotolerans, one DNA window encodes the following:
- a CDS encoding branched-chain amino acid ABC transporter permease — protein MAEFLQIMISGLAAGAVYALAAVGFTLLWQASQAINFAQGEFVMLPAFFVLIGTGYFGLPLWVAILLAIVISILVLGIAFKKLVVEPMLPHGTLPLVIATIALGLLMKESVKEFYSAQGQPFPPLFPQTVFEVFGAAISVQDVCNLLVSLLVILGLQMFLQRSRTGRSMQATAQNPAVAEILGVDVKKMVMYTFIINGFLAAIASILISPFYLAKFSNGETLGLIAFIAAIVGGFNQIRGALVGGLLIGVLDNLAAAYVSAQYRAAVPLILLIVIIMVRPQGLVGTTEGRAV, from the coding sequence ATGGCAGAATTTCTTCAAATAATGATATCCGGACTTGCTGCTGGTGCGGTCTATGCACTTGCTGCGGTGGGATTTACCCTGCTCTGGCAAGCGTCGCAGGCCATAAATTTTGCTCAGGGCGAATTTGTCATGTTGCCGGCGTTTTTTGTGCTCATCGGAACCGGATATTTCGGCCTGCCCTTGTGGGTAGCTATTCTTCTGGCAATCGTCATATCCATTTTGGTTCTTGGCATTGCGTTCAAGAAATTGGTCGTGGAGCCGATGTTACCCCACGGCACCTTGCCGCTCGTCATTGCAACCATCGCGCTTGGCCTCCTGATGAAGGAGAGCGTCAAGGAGTTCTATTCCGCTCAGGGCCAACCGTTTCCGCCCCTGTTTCCACAGACGGTATTTGAAGTCTTCGGCGCGGCGATATCCGTCCAGGATGTGTGTAATCTTTTGGTTTCGCTGCTCGTTATTCTCGGTCTGCAGATGTTCCTGCAGCGCAGCCGCACCGGCAGGAGCATGCAGGCGACCGCGCAAAACCCTGCTGTTGCCGAAATCCTGGGTGTCGATGTCAAGAAAATGGTGATGTACACCTTCATCATTAACGGCTTCCTTGCCGCTATCGCCTCGATTTTGATTTCACCTTTTTATCTCGCCAAATTCTCTAACGGCGAAACCCTAGGCTTGATTGCGTTCATTGCCGCCATTGTCGGTGGTTTCAACCAGATTCGCGGCGCGCTGGTGGGCGGCCTGCTGATTGGTGTTCTCGACAATCTCGCCGCCGCTTATGTGTCCGCCCAGTACAGGGCAGCGGTGCCGCTGATTTTGCTAATCGTCATCATCATGGTGCGCCCGCAGGGCCTTGTGGGAACAACCGAGGGGAGGGCGGTATGA
- a CDS encoding ABC transporter ATP-binding protein, which yields MLELKDIYGGYGKITILNGTSFEIPKASITTVIGPNGAGKSTVFKAIFGLLNIQSGQILLDGRDVTRSTPREMISRGVTYVPQGRNVIPQLSVWHNLEMGGITSDDQSKVRERMEVVMDQFPMLREFKDRKAIELSGGQQKQLEVARALLLDPKLILIDEPSIGLSPNLVQEVFITLQRLRDNGVTVLMVEQNAKSALAISDYGLVLELGQTRMFDKADKLLKDPRVGRLFLGGHMEEEHAA from the coding sequence ATGCTGGAACTGAAAGATATCTATGGCGGTTATGGCAAGATCACCATTCTCAACGGCACCAGCTTTGAGATTCCAAAAGCTTCGATAACGACAGTCATCGGACCCAATGGTGCCGGCAAGTCGACGGTATTCAAGGCCATATTCGGGTTGCTCAACATCCAGTCGGGCCAGATACTACTCGACGGCCGGGATGTTACCCGCTCAACGCCACGGGAAATGATAAGTCGCGGCGTGACCTATGTACCCCAGGGTCGTAATGTGATCCCGCAGCTTTCTGTGTGGCACAATCTGGAAATGGGCGGCATCACCTCGGACGATCAATCAAAAGTTCGCGAACGCATGGAAGTGGTGATGGACCAGTTCCCTATGCTGCGCGAATTCAAGGACCGCAAGGCCATCGAATTGTCGGGTGGCCAGCAAAAGCAGCTTGAGGTGGCCCGTGCCCTTTTGCTCGATCCCAAACTGATCCTCATCGACGAGCCCTCGATCGGTCTGTCGCCAAATCTAGTGCAGGAGGTGTTTATCACTTTACAACGCCTGCGTGATAACGGAGTTACCGTCTTGATGGTTGAGCAGAACGCCAAATCCGCGCTGGCGATTTCCGATTATGGTCTGGTACTTGAACTGGGGCAGACGCGCATGTTCGACAAAGCCGACAAACTGCTCAAGGACCCCAGAGTCGGACGGCTGTTTCTTGGCGGTCACATGGAAGAGGAGCACGCGGCGTAA
- a CDS encoding NAD-dependent epimerase/dehydratase family protein → MSRILVTGGTGFLGAWVVRALFEAGHEVRVLDFAPKPENLDFVQAGLDGNVEIVVADICDANAVNAAAAGCDGAVHLAGLMTVDCDRDPVRAIEVNLIGSQNLIAACRKADIARVAYASTAAVYGASTNGVVWPETLYGTFKLALEGMMRVAHLQWGLASAGFRPAIIYGPGVSSGIAAGPSIALRAAALRKPSEIKFSGNVGFVYVADAAKALCAALDRQDTGAAIYDLGGDHASVDDFVAELKVQQPDAQTTINGLPLRIPEILEGAERADWVDAAQSTRLNAGIAASLAHWRRYLSRTKADANLSQNRVAG, encoded by the coding sequence GTGAGCCGGATCCTCGTCACCGGCGGCACAGGGTTTCTGGGGGCGTGGGTTGTTCGCGCCTTGTTTGAGGCCGGGCACGAGGTCCGCGTTCTCGATTTTGCACCAAAGCCGGAAAACCTTGATTTCGTCCAGGCAGGGCTGGACGGGAATGTTGAAATTGTTGTGGCTGATATCTGCGATGCCAATGCCGTCAATGCAGCGGCCGCCGGTTGTGATGGTGCTGTGCATCTAGCGGGTTTGATGACCGTTGACTGCGATCGCGATCCGGTGCGGGCCATTGAGGTCAATCTCATCGGTAGCCAGAACCTGATTGCGGCGTGCCGCAAGGCGGATATTGCTCGTGTTGCTTATGCCAGCACCGCGGCGGTCTATGGCGCGAGCACCAATGGTGTTGTTTGGCCCGAGACGCTTTATGGCACCTTCAAACTCGCGCTCGAAGGCATGATGCGGGTTGCGCATTTGCAATGGGGATTGGCAAGCGCGGGCTTTCGCCCGGCGATCATTTACGGGCCGGGTGTGAGTTCGGGTATCGCCGCCGGCCCCAGCATCGCTTTGCGTGCCGCAGCGCTGCGCAAGCCATCGGAAATCAAATTCTCAGGCAATGTGGGGTTTGTGTACGTCGCCGACGCTGCAAAGGCCCTCTGTGCCGCGCTTGACCGGCAGGACACGGGCGCGGCGATTTACGACCTCGGCGGTGATCATGCCTCGGTCGATGATTTTGTCGCCGAGTTGAAAGTACAACAGCCCGACGCCCAAACCACGATAAACGGCCTGCCTCTTAGGATACCCGAAATCCTCGAGGGGGCTGAAAGAGCGGACTGGGTCGATGCCGCGCAATCGACCAGGCTAAACGCCGGAATTGCAGCGTCATTGGCGCATTGGCGCCGCTATCTGTCCCGAACGAAAGCGGATGCAAATCTCAGTCAAAATAGGGTGGCAGGATGA
- a CDS encoding FAD-dependent oxidoreductase: MDSDLKDDLTCDVVVVGSGAGGLSTAITASKLGLDVVVIEKEGVFGGTTAFSGGVLWIPGNTLCDAEDSVDAARTYLKGETGNFYDAAAVNAFLQRGPEMLDFFQRETSVKFVPTLYPDYHPDALGGVDVGRSVLAAPFDTSALGHNLKRLRPPLSTITFMGMMFNSSNADIKHFFNATKSVISAAYVAKRLLSHFWEIVRFGRGTNVTSGNALAARLAKSAFDLDIPIHTSTRAKKLLSEKGKVTGALVEADGKDITINARKGVVLAAGGFAHDLKRIGAAYPHLKSGGEHFSPVPESNTGDGIELGEEAGGKFNLRYPNTSAWMPVSKVPIGGGKFKAFPHLLDRYKPGIIAVLKNGKRFTNESESYHDVGAALIAACAGEKETACWLICDYPTIRKYGLGYAKPAPVPLSTYLRNGYLKSGKTLADLAGACGISTEGLNETIASFNKDARKGKDPAFRRGTTSFNRYLADPEHLPNPCVGPIEKGPYFALKIIVGDLGTFDGLETTVEGQVLNKDGKPIDGLYAVGNDRASIMGGNYPGAGITLGPAMTFGYITGRHLAGAD, translated from the coding sequence GTGGATAGCGATCTCAAAGACGATTTGACGTGCGATGTTGTGGTGGTCGGATCCGGCGCGGGGGGACTTTCAACCGCCATTACCGCGTCCAAGCTAGGCCTTGATGTCGTGGTAATCGAAAAGGAAGGGGTGTTTGGCGGCACCACCGCCTTTTCCGGTGGCGTATTATGGATACCGGGCAACACGCTCTGCGACGCCGAGGACAGTGTGGACGCCGCCCGCACCTACCTGAAAGGCGAGACCGGCAATTTCTACGATGCCGCGGCGGTCAATGCCTTTTTGCAGCGCGGACCGGAAATGCTCGACTTCTTCCAACGCGAAACGTCGGTCAAATTCGTGCCGACGCTCTATCCAGACTATCATCCGGATGCACTCGGCGGCGTCGATGTAGGGCGCTCGGTACTAGCTGCGCCGTTCGACACCTCGGCGCTTGGCCACAATCTGAAGCGCCTGCGTCCGCCTCTTTCTACCATCACCTTCATGGGGATGATGTTCAACTCATCCAACGCGGACATCAAGCATTTCTTCAATGCCACAAAATCGGTTATATCGGCCGCCTATGTGGCCAAAAGGCTATTGAGCCATTTTTGGGAGATTGTGCGCTTTGGCAGGGGCACGAATGTGACCTCCGGCAATGCACTTGCCGCCCGTTTGGCCAAGAGCGCGTTCGATCTGGACATTCCCATCCATACCTCAACCCGGGCAAAAAAACTGCTGAGCGAAAAAGGCAAAGTCACCGGCGCCCTGGTCGAGGCGGACGGCAAAGATATCACCATCAACGCCCGCAAGGGTGTTGTGCTCGCAGCGGGCGGTTTTGCGCACGATCTCAAGCGCATTGGCGCAGCCTACCCTCACCTCAAAAGTGGCGGAGAGCACTTCTCGCCGGTCCCTGAAAGCAATACCGGCGATGGTATCGAACTTGGCGAAGAGGCCGGTGGTAAATTCAATTTGCGCTATCCCAACACTTCGGCCTGGATGCCAGTGTCGAAAGTGCCGATAGGCGGTGGCAAGTTCAAGGCTTTCCCGCATCTGCTGGACCGTTACAAGCCGGGCATCATCGCGGTGCTTAAAAACGGCAAGCGCTTTACCAATGAAAGCGAGAGTTATCATGACGTTGGCGCTGCACTGATAGCGGCCTGCGCCGGGGAAAAGGAAACCGCGTGCTGGCTGATCTGTGATTATCCAACGATTCGCAAGTACGGCCTTGGCTATGCCAAGCCTGCACCTGTGCCGTTGTCGACCTATCTGCGCAATGGCTACCTCAAATCCGGCAAAACGCTGGCCGATCTTGCCGGGGCATGCGGAATATCCACTGAAGGCCTCAACGAGACGATCGCGAGCTTTAACAAGGATGCCCGCAAGGGTAAGGATCCCGCCTTCAGGCGTGGCACGACATCGTTCAATCGTTATCTGGCAGATCCCGAACATCTGCCAAACCCCTGCGTCGGTCCGATCGAAAAGGGCCCCTACTTCGCGCTCAAGATCATTGTGGGCGATCTGGGCACCTTTGATGGTTTAGAAACGACCGTCGAAGGGCAGGTTCTCAACAAGGACGGCAAGCCTATTGACGGCCTTTATGCAGTGGGCAATGACCGCGCATCGATTATGGGCGGCAATTATCCTGGCGCGGGTATCACATTGGGGCCGGCAATGACCTTTGGCTACATTACCGGACGGCATCTTGCAGGCGCGGATTAA
- a CDS encoding branched-chain amino acid ABC transporter permease, with product MSWLRIAAVLAAIVVLVLAPMGQTTYFVYVLCSWLVFSIAAMGLNLTLGYAGQVSLAQAAFMGIGAYVTSLMTLAGIHWIFAVFASVTSCFAVGLILGYPALRVQHHFLAFVTLAFNALVFLVLRNEEWLTGGSFGLVGMPRPEFLGFKTGTQTQFYYFVLVCFLIATGIMAWIIHSPWGRAFKALRENPIRANSLGLNTRRMTLLAFAIGSAFGGLAGAIQAPLVQFIEPGSFALIHSLKLLLMVVVGGSGFFLGPILGAAIVVLLPELLRFTEGYYLMVYALMVLVLMVFSPTGLFGLGTRFWQRLTRPKQVERGDLKQGASL from the coding sequence ATGAGCTGGTTGCGTATTGCGGCTGTGTTGGCAGCCATTGTGGTGCTGGTTCTGGCGCCGATGGGGCAGACCACTTATTTCGTTTATGTCCTTTGTTCTTGGCTGGTTTTTTCTATCGCCGCCATGGGTCTCAACCTGACCCTTGGCTATGCCGGACAGGTCAGCCTGGCGCAAGCGGCCTTTATGGGCATCGGCGCCTATGTCACTTCGCTGATGACACTTGCGGGCATCCACTGGATTTTCGCGGTTTTTGCGTCAGTGACGTCGTGCTTTGCGGTGGGCCTGATCCTTGGGTATCCAGCATTGCGCGTGCAGCACCACTTTCTGGCATTCGTCACGCTGGCGTTCAACGCGCTCGTTTTCCTTGTATTGCGCAACGAAGAATGGCTTACCGGCGGTTCCTTTGGTCTCGTAGGCATGCCGCGGCCTGAATTTCTGGGGTTCAAGACCGGCACGCAAACCCAGTTCTACTACTTCGTGCTGGTGTGCTTTCTGATTGCGACGGGCATCATGGCCTGGATCATTCATTCACCCTGGGGGCGTGCCTTCAAAGCGCTACGCGAAAACCCGATACGGGCCAATTCTCTTGGACTGAATACACGGCGCATGACATTATTGGCTTTCGCGATCGGATCGGCATTCGGTGGACTCGCGGGGGCCATTCAGGCTCCGCTGGTACAGTTTATCGAACCGGGTTCGTTTGCCCTCATTCACTCGCTAAAACTGCTGCTCATGGTGGTGGTAGGAGGATCCGGGTTCTTCTTGGGCCCGATTCTCGGTGCGGCGATTGTCGTGCTGTTGCCTGAGCTGTTGCGCTTCACGGAGGGCTACTACCTGATGGTCTATGCGCTTATGGTGCTTGTGCTCATGGTCTTCTCGCCCACCGGTCTTTTTGGCCTCGGGACCAGATTCTGGCAGCGCCTGACGCGGCCCAAGCAGGTCGAACGCGGAGACCTCAAACAAGGTGCGTCGCTATGA
- a CDS encoding ABC transporter substrate-binding protein, translating into MLKRYLVGLAMAVTIGVGGAQAQVKIANIAELSGAGAAAGTVWKDGVDLAVDEINASGGILGQHIELMEYDSQTDPQNSRAMVQKAIDDGAYVLLGTVYSSSTVVNMLVAQQNGYPQLTGSEAPAITQKGNPFIFRTAFGSQKGMPKIGAYLSFGLKASKVAIVWANTEYGKGGHDAFVDVTKEFNLEIAADLPTEQGQADFSADVVKIKNSGADAVFAFMTEEESARFLIEAEKQGLELPIAGDTVLGSQKVIDLAGAAAEGVMSHVGLSADAPVPTIQAMDKKFTERFGYRPDHNAIKGYIGAYAIKYVTEMVGEFDRQKFADTMHGLCLQAKEYPGLLLDICWDQNGEVSRESFLVQVTNGQQQIVQTLPAN; encoded by the coding sequence ATGCTGAAGAGATATCTAGTTGGCCTTGCAATGGCTGTGACGATCGGTGTTGGCGGGGCTCAGGCGCAAGTCAAAATCGCAAATATCGCCGAGCTTTCCGGGGCTGGTGCCGCGGCAGGTACTGTTTGGAAGGATGGCGTTGATCTTGCCGTTGATGAAATCAACGCGAGCGGCGGCATTTTGGGTCAGCACATCGAATTAATGGAGTACGATAGCCAGACGGACCCGCAGAACTCTCGCGCCATGGTTCAAAAGGCCATTGATGATGGTGCTTATGTGCTGCTTGGCACGGTTTATTCGTCATCGACGGTAGTTAATATGCTTGTGGCGCAGCAAAACGGCTACCCGCAGTTGACTGGCTCAGAGGCTCCGGCCATCACACAAAAGGGTAACCCATTTATCTTCCGGACAGCCTTCGGATCCCAGAAGGGTATGCCTAAGATTGGTGCTTATCTCAGTTTTGGCCTGAAAGCGTCCAAGGTTGCTATCGTTTGGGCCAACACGGAATATGGCAAGGGTGGCCACGATGCTTTTGTTGATGTGACCAAAGAGTTTAATCTTGAGATTGCTGCCGATCTGCCCACAGAACAAGGACAAGCTGACTTTTCTGCGGACGTTGTAAAGATCAAAAATTCCGGAGCTGACGCTGTTTTTGCGTTCATGACCGAGGAGGAAAGTGCCAGATTTTTGATTGAAGCGGAAAAGCAAGGGCTAGAGCTTCCTATTGCTGGCGACACTGTTCTTGGTAGTCAGAAAGTTATTGATCTCGCAGGTGCCGCGGCCGAGGGCGTTATGAGTCACGTCGGTCTTTCTGCCGACGCTCCGGTGCCGACAATCCAAGCCATGGACAAGAAGTTCACCGAACGATTTGGATATCGACCTGATCACAATGCGATTAAGGGATATATTGGTGCCTACGCCATCAAGTATGTGACTGAGATGGTCGGCGAATTCGATCGCCAGAAGTTTGCTGACACCATGCATGGCCTCTGTCTCCAGGCGAAGGAATATCCAGGCCTACTGCTTGATATCTGTTGGGATCAAAATGGTGAGGTCTCGCGCGAGAGTTTCCTTGTCCAGGTAACGAACGGACAGCAGCAGATTGTGCAAACCCTCCCCGCGAACTGA
- a CDS encoding shikimate dehydrogenase family protein, with protein sequence MNVSLDGETRLFFIVGDPITQVKSPGRLTEILVARGENALLVPAHVRASDLADFFAMARRAENVDGIVVTVPHKPASLALADHVTERARFAGSVNVVRRDADGTWFADNTDGHGYLEGIAARDFDVNGKSVLLVGAGGAGSAVAYEFLARGASRLSISEVDHVRRDAILERLEIRFPGRSGLGSADPEGYDLIANVTPMGMRETDPLPVEADKLIASQFVADAITKPAITPLLEIAGAKGCKTMPGLGMFDAQAELLVDFLLGRNFT encoded by the coding sequence ATGAACGTTTCGCTTGATGGAGAAACGCGCCTGTTTTTTATCGTGGGTGATCCAATCACCCAGGTGAAATCACCGGGGCGGCTGACCGAAATTTTGGTGGCGCGTGGAGAGAACGCACTGCTGGTGCCTGCGCATGTGCGTGCCAGCGACCTTGCGGACTTTTTCGCCATGGCGCGCCGTGCCGAGAATGTTGATGGTATCGTGGTGACCGTGCCGCATAAGCCGGCTAGTTTGGCCCTGGCCGATCATGTGACTGAACGGGCCCGGTTTGCTGGCTCGGTCAATGTAGTGAGGCGCGATGCTGACGGCACCTGGTTTGCTGACAACACCGACGGTCACGGTTATCTTGAGGGTATCGCCGCGCGAGATTTCGATGTGAATGGCAAGAGTGTGCTTCTGGTCGGTGCCGGGGGCGCGGGATCGGCGGTCGCCTATGAATTTCTGGCGCGCGGCGCAAGCCGGTTGTCTATATCGGAAGTTGATCACGTGCGCCGTGACGCCATTCTGGAACGCCTAGAGATAAGATTTCCCGGGCGTTCCGGATTGGGTAGTGCGGATCCTGAGGGATACGATCTTATCGCCAATGTTACGCCTATGGGCATGCGCGAAACCGATCCGCTGCCTGTTGAGGCGGACAAGCTGATTGCGTCGCAATTCGTTGCCGACGCGATAACCAAACCGGCGATTACGCCGCTCCTCGAAATCGCTGGCGCGAAGGGATGCAAAACCATGCCGGGGCTCGGCATGTTTGATGCGCAAGCGGAACTACTGGTGGATTTCTTATTAGGAAGAAATTTCACCTGA
- a CDS encoding SDR family NAD(P)-dependent oxidoreductase codes for MSWLGLEGKIAVITGGSGGIGRATAETLSEAGARVALLDYDGTAAESAAAEISPDGKTAIGIRCDVSSPEAVRNAADAVRAKWPTVDILVNNAGILRPGPLESLPIEDWTRMLEVNLTGCLTTSQIFGAAMMEKGAGALVHVASISASQPQPFSGAYSPGKAGLAMLSRLLAFEWGPKGIRSNVVSPGLVLTPLSEKFYVDQTTKSARESMVPSCRIGAPQDMANAVAFLCSARASYINGQEIVVDGGLSQTLMGSVPRPGYSR; via the coding sequence ATGAGTTGGCTGGGCCTCGAAGGAAAAATAGCGGTTATCACAGGTGGCAGCGGCGGGATTGGGCGGGCGACCGCCGAAACGCTTTCGGAAGCTGGCGCGCGGGTCGCCCTACTCGATTATGACGGGACGGCTGCCGAATCGGCAGCGGCGGAGATTTCCCCGGATGGGAAAACCGCCATCGGCATCAGGTGCGACGTGAGCTCCCCTGAGGCCGTGCGCAATGCAGCCGACGCGGTCAGGGCCAAGTGGCCGACGGTGGATATTCTGGTCAACAATGCAGGTATTTTGCGCCCTGGCCCCCTTGAAAGCTTGCCGATCGAAGACTGGACGCGCATGCTGGAAGTCAATCTCACCGGCTGCCTTACGACATCGCAGATTTTTGGCGCCGCGATGATGGAAAAAGGTGCCGGTGCGCTGGTGCATGTGGCTTCAATTTCCGCCAGTCAACCGCAGCCTTTTTCGGGCGCCTATAGCCCCGGCAAGGCGGGACTTGCCATGCTTTCGCGCCTCTTGGCGTTCGAATGGGGGCCCAAAGGCATCCGCTCAAACGTGGTCAGCCCGGGCCTTGTGCTCACACCGCTCAGTGAAAAATTCTACGTCGACCAGACTACCAAAAGCGCCCGCGAGTCCATGGTGCCATCTTGTCGCATCGGTGCACCTCAGGATATGGCAAATGCCGTCGCCTTTCTCTGCTCGGCACGTGCAAGTTACATCAACGGCCAGGAAATTGTTGTGGATGGCGGCCTGTCGCAGACATTGATGGGATCGGTGCCGCGCCCTGGTTATTCGCGATAA
- a CDS encoding ABC transporter ATP-binding protein: MSKEQSILSVRNISKTFGAIKAVNDVSFDVKKGEVLGLIGPNGSGKSTLFNCILGQLTPDEGDVFVKGAPVTGKPAHILNRAGVGRTFQQLSVFPQMSVIDNIIMAGQEHQGTMLSRLFGANDAGLSGEAESLIKFFRLEHLRDEMAGSLSYGQQKLLDAAMAFMAGPGLVLLDEPAGGVNLTMLEYLKDRLITYNREHESTFVVIEHNMEFVMSLCTRIIVLAAGTIIAEGTPDEIRNNEMVIEAYLGG; this comes from the coding sequence ATGAGTAAGGAACAAAGCATTTTAAGCGTGCGTAACATCTCCAAGACCTTCGGGGCGATCAAGGCAGTCAACGATGTCAGTTTCGACGTCAAGAAGGGTGAGGTGTTGGGGCTGATCGGGCCGAATGGTAGCGGCAAATCCACCCTGTTCAACTGCATTCTGGGCCAGCTAACGCCCGATGAGGGAGATGTGTTCGTTAAAGGCGCTCCTGTGACTGGCAAACCGGCTCATATTCTCAATCGGGCAGGCGTTGGCCGTACCTTCCAGCAATTATCGGTGTTTCCCCAGATGTCCGTGATCGACAACATCATTATGGCGGGCCAGGAGCATCAGGGCACAATGCTGTCGCGGCTCTTTGGTGCCAACGACGCAGGTTTGTCAGGCGAAGCTGAAAGCCTGATCAAGTTTTTCAGACTCGAACATTTGCGCGATGAGATGGCAGGATCGCTGTCCTATGGACAACAGAAGCTGCTCGATGCAGCCATGGCATTCATGGCGGGTCCGGGTCTGGTTTTGCTCGACGAACCGGCCGGCGGGGTCAATCTGACGATGCTCGAATATCTCAAGGATCGTCTGATCACCTATAACAGGGAACACGAAAGTACCTTTGTCGTGATCGAGCACAATATGGAATTCGTGATGTCCCTGTGTACTCGTATCATCGTGCTGGCCGCCGGTACGATCATCGCCGAAGGGACACCTGACGAAATCCGCAATAATGAGATGGTCATCGAGGCCTATCTGGGAGGTTGA
- a CDS encoding FAD-dependent oxidoreductase, with protein sequence MLIGQQAKLNAEYDVIVLGAGAAGMAAAIFSALRGCKTLLAERTEFLGGTSALSAATTWVPNTRHASEVGAEDSRDKVLGYLDRAVGNRAPRKMREAFVDRGPEAIHTLEDATVVKFRPRPFHPDYLYELEGSTSCGRALEPYPFDAKALGDDLKLVRPPIPEFTILGGLMIDRDDIAHLLKMGKSLKSFAYAAKLVGSYYWQKMRFGRGTRLVMGNALIGRMLMAARQLNVDIVTNAKVAAIAPLGDRSHRLDIQIDGKATQTIAKNGVILASGGFSRHPQRRSEMLPHPLPPVSPAAPGHTGELHDIVMELGAHYAEGAAQPCFWAPVSIRKRADGTQASFPHFVLDRSKPGILTVDKSGRRFINESRSYHEFVSAMYAANKGSSTIPVYLICHAPALKKYGLGMVRPGAKNLKPYLDDGYLVRGDTLAELAGKIDIDQAVLAQTVKTFNTYAATGIDEEFGRGSTVYERANGDPEHGPNPTLGALTEGPFYAVRLWPGDIGSAIGLAADEHARILGQDGTPIPGLFVCGNDMNSIMGGVYPGPGITIGPGIVFGYIAAESACAGAAA encoded by the coding sequence ATGTTGATCGGGCAGCAGGCGAAACTGAACGCGGAATATGACGTCATCGTGCTTGGCGCTGGGGCGGCGGGCATGGCGGCGGCCATTTTTTCGGCCCTGCGCGGGTGCAAAACATTGCTGGCCGAACGCACAGAATTTCTTGGCGGCACATCCGCGCTTTCTGCCGCAACAACCTGGGTGCCCAATACCCGTCACGCATCGGAAGTCGGGGCCGAAGACAGCCGTGACAAGGTTCTTGGTTACCTGGACCGGGCTGTGGGCAACCGCGCACCACGCAAAATGCGGGAAGCCTTTGTTGATCGCGGACCCGAGGCAATTCATACGCTTGAAGACGCAACCGTCGTGAAGTTCCGCCCCCGTCCGTTTCATCCCGATTATCTTTATGAGTTGGAAGGTTCGACCTCATGCGGGCGGGCCCTCGAGCCCTATCCCTTCGACGCGAAAGCACTGGGGGATGATCTCAAGCTTGTGCGACCGCCGATCCCCGAGTTCACCATCCTTGGCGGCCTGATGATCGACCGCGATGACATCGCTCATCTGCTTAAAATGGGCAAATCCTTGAAGTCATTTGCCTATGCCGCGAAACTGGTCGGCAGCTATTATTGGCAAAAGATGCGTTTTGGCCGGGGGACGCGGCTCGTCATGGGCAACGCCCTTATCGGCCGCATGCTGATGGCCGCCCGGCAGCTCAATGTCGATATCGTCACCAACGCCAAAGTTGCTGCCATCGCGCCCCTGGGAGATAGGTCACACCGTCTCGATATACAGATTGATGGCAAGGCAACGCAGACGATAGCAAAAAATGGTGTCATTCTCGCCAGTGGCGGCTTTTCCCGCCATCCCCAGCGACGTTCTGAAATGCTGCCCCATCCGCTTCCTCCAGTGAGTCCCGCAGCGCCCGGGCATACCGGTGAACTGCATGATATCGTCATGGAGCTCGGTGCTCATTACGCGGAAGGGGCGGCGCAACCCTGCTTCTGGGCTCCTGTGTCCATTCGCAAGCGCGCCGATGGCACACAAGCCTCGTTCCCTCATTTCGTGCTCGATCGCAGCAAGCCCGGTATTCTGACGGTGGATAAATCGGGGCGCCGCTTCATTAATGAAAGCCGCTCATACCACGAATTTGTCAGTGCCATGTATGCGGCAAACAAGGGCAGTTCGACTATTCCCGTCTATCTGATCTGTCACGCCCCGGCGCTGAAAAAATACGGTCTCGGCATGGTGCGGCCGGGCGCTAAAAACCTCAAACCCTATCTTGATGACGGCTATCTGGTGCGCGGCGATACGCTTGCCGAACTGGCCGGCAAAATCGATATCGATCAGGCTGTTCTTGCGCAGACCGTCAAGACATTCAACACCTATGCTGCAACGGGCATAGACGAGGAATTTGGTCGTGGCAGCACAGTCTATGAGCGCGCCAATGGCGACCCCGAGCACGGTCCCAATCCCACCTTGGGCGCATTGACCGAAGGGCCGTTTTACGCGGTGAGGCTCTGGCCGGGTGACATCGGTTCAGCGATTGGCCTCGCGGCGGACGAACATGCTCGAATCCTGGGACAGGACGGTACGCCGATCCCGGGTCTGTTTGTATGCGGCAATGACATGAACTCGATCATGGGCGGCGTCTACCCCGGTCCGGGCATAACCATCGGTCCGGGCATCGTGTTTGGCTATATCGCAGCTGAATCCGCGTGTGCGGGAGCGGCGGCGTGA